In Nocardia yunnanensis, one DNA window encodes the following:
- a CDS encoding maleate cis-trans isomerase family protein, with the protein MTNAVGTRAVFGVIVPSTNTVVEHDYWRAAIPGIAYRAGSMYIPSPVMGDDDDFQALLGQIRASIDTAVRDALTAEPDRMVMGMSAETFWGGVEGNAAFEQRLRARTGLPVTTGASSCRAALRELGCHRIAVFSPYQPIADKEVGRFFTEAGFDVAAITGLRCPTAMDIARVESPRLREVVADLDGPGVEAIVQVGTNLSFVGLAEELEFELGKPVIAINAATLWHALREHGIDDRVAGAGTLLREH; encoded by the coding sequence ATGACCAATGCCGTGGGAACCCGCGCCGTCTTCGGTGTGATCGTGCCCAGCACGAACACCGTTGTCGAACACGACTATTGGCGCGCCGCGATACCCGGGATCGCCTATCGGGCGGGCTCGATGTACATCCCCTCCCCCGTCATGGGCGACGACGACGATTTCCAGGCCCTGCTCGGCCAGATTCGCGCCTCCATCGACACCGCCGTCCGCGACGCGCTCACCGCCGAGCCCGACCGCATGGTCATGGGCATGTCCGCCGAAACCTTCTGGGGCGGCGTCGAGGGCAATGCCGCCTTCGAGCAGCGGCTGCGCGCCCGCACCGGACTTCCGGTGACCACCGGCGCGAGTTCGTGCCGGGCGGCCTTGCGCGAGTTGGGTTGTCATCGCATCGCCGTGTTCTCGCCGTATCAGCCGATCGCGGACAAGGAGGTGGGGCGCTTCTTCACCGAGGCCGGTTTCGACGTCGCCGCCATCACCGGGCTGCGCTGCCCCACCGCCATGGACATCGCCCGGGTCGAATCGCCGCGATTGCGGGAGGTCGTCGCGGATCTGGACGGACCGGGGGTGGAGGCCATCGTGCAGGTGGGCACCAATCTGTCGTTCGTCGGCCTGGCCGAGGAGCTCGAATTCGAGCTGGGCAAGCCGGTGATCGCCATCAACGCGGCCACCCTCTGGCATGCGTTGCGCGAGCACGGCATCGACGATCGGGTCGCGGGCGCCGGGACGCTACTGCGCGAGCATTGA
- a CDS encoding TetR/AcrR family transcriptional regulator codes for MNRPGRPAGPATETAEIVLTAALELVLTEGAAALTPQRLHTITGVARTTIYRHWPAPKDFLAALIAVAPHPSPAPTGDPIADLHAEVDGLCDRLRDKPVAAFLRALVSASATDADCAELRRRYVGDLLAPFRSALRAAGVTDESEIEDIALGVVAPLLVDTLLLDRPADRERAHRAAAEGLARSTIHHL; via the coding sequence GTGAACAGACCCGGACGCCCGGCCGGACCGGCCACCGAGACCGCCGAGATCGTGCTCACCGCCGCACTGGAACTCGTGCTCACCGAGGGCGCGGCCGCGCTGACTCCGCAACGGCTGCACACGATCACCGGCGTCGCGCGCACGACCATCTATCGGCACTGGCCCGCACCCAAGGACTTTCTGGCCGCGCTCATCGCCGTCGCGCCGCACCCCTCCCCCGCGCCCACCGGCGATCCGATCGCCGACCTGCACGCCGAGGTCGACGGACTGTGTGATCGACTGCGCGACAAGCCCGTTGCCGCATTCCTGCGCGCCCTGGTGAGCGCCTCGGCCACCGACGCGGACTGCGCGGAACTGCGCCGGCGCTATGTCGGGGATCTACTCGCCCCGTTCCGCTCGGCCCTGCGCGCGGCGGGAGTGACCGACGAGTCCGAGATCGAGGACATCGCCCTGGGTGTCGTCGCGCCGCTGCTGGTCGACACGCTGCTCCTGGACCGCCCCGCCGATCGCGAGCGCGCGCACCGCGCCGCCGCGGAGGGTCTGGCGCGCAGCACGATTCATCACCTCTGA
- a CDS encoding DUF4437 domain-containing protein: protein MRPHVELIDEKDLIWHVAEFGHATGSAEQRNLSYDEEDGSASLKVRFTSDWSRPAGVHAAETEWFVLSGRVTIGDTELGPEGFWMAPTGVWTPPIRVAAGTEILLFREGAGWDFEPADADREFVRPDQKLVVLDSAAMPWIDVKDGSPMRFDLGGTPVPGLYIKLLHRDEKTGFYTRLIKAKPGWREAPLAHHPCSEEAYCLDGAFEYNFGNMWPGTYFWRPPFIRHGDFTADAERGCTWIVRSDADLVDWYTDNAKVVMSGDATNWGPEFPNTVPPRLIEPVRSKSIGVWADPTHQ from the coding sequence ATGCGCCCGCATGTCGAACTCATCGACGAAAAAGACCTCATCTGGCATGTGGCCGAATTCGGTCACGCCACCGGCAGCGCCGAACAGCGCAACCTCAGCTACGACGAGGAGGACGGCTCGGCCTCGCTGAAGGTCCGCTTCACCAGCGACTGGTCACGGCCCGCGGGCGTGCACGCCGCCGAGACCGAATGGTTCGTCCTGTCGGGCCGAGTCACCATCGGCGACACCGAACTCGGACCGGAGGGGTTCTGGATGGCCCCGACCGGGGTGTGGACACCGCCGATCCGGGTCGCGGCGGGCACCGAGATCCTGCTGTTCCGCGAGGGCGCCGGCTGGGATTTCGAACCCGCCGACGCGGATCGCGAATTCGTGCGCCCCGACCAGAAACTCGTGGTCCTGGACTCGGCCGCCATGCCCTGGATCGACGTCAAGGACGGCAGCCCGATGCGCTTCGATCTCGGCGGCACACCCGTGCCCGGGCTGTACATCAAACTGCTGCACCGCGACGAGAAGACCGGCTTCTACACCCGCCTGATCAAGGCCAAGCCGGGCTGGCGCGAGGCACCGCTGGCGCATCACCCGTGCAGTGAGGAGGCGTACTGCCTCGACGGCGCGTTCGAGTACAACTTCGGAAACATGTGGCCGGGCACCTACTTCTGGCGGCCCCCGTTCATCCGCCACGGCGATTTCACCGCCGACGCCGAGCGCGGCTGCACCTGGATCGTGCGCTCGGACGCGGATCTGGTCGACTGGTACACCGACAACGCCAAGGTCGTGATGAGCGGCGACGCCACCAACTGGGGGCCGGAGTTCCCCAATACCGTGCCGCCGCGGTTGATCGAGCCGGTGCGCTCGAAATCCATTGGCGTCTGGGCGGATCCGACGCACCAGTAG
- a CDS encoding maleate cis-trans isomerase family protein, with translation MPDVLGWRAKFGVLAPSTNTVVEPDFARMGVPGVTAHFGRIHIRDQNMSDDAGMGRLLEQIRAEIVGACERVLTCEPDYMVMGMSAETFWGGVEGNKRFVRQIQEVTGLEVATGAEACRRALELYGARRIGVVTPYQPVGDANVVRFFGELGFEVTAIDGLRCPTAASIAHVTEDELRAALRRVDGDGVDALVQCGTNLSMVRLADEAERWLGKPVLAINAATWWMALRDNGITDRIEGAGALLRDH, from the coding sequence ATGCCCGACGTGCTGGGCTGGCGCGCCAAGTTCGGGGTGCTCGCCCCCTCCACCAATACCGTGGTGGAACCGGATTTCGCGCGCATGGGGGTGCCCGGGGTGACCGCGCACTTCGGCCGCATCCACATTCGCGACCAGAACATGAGCGACGACGCCGGCATGGGCCGGCTGCTGGAACAGATCCGCGCGGAGATCGTCGGCGCCTGCGAGCGGGTGCTGACCTGCGAACCCGACTACATGGTCATGGGCATGTCCGCCGAAACCTTCTGGGGCGGCGTCGAAGGCAACAAACGCTTCGTACGCCAGATCCAGGAGGTGACCGGGCTCGAGGTGGCCACCGGCGCGGAGGCGTGCCGGCGCGCGCTGGAACTGTACGGGGCGCGCCGCATCGGCGTGGTCACCCCGTATCAGCCGGTCGGGGACGCCAATGTGGTGCGGTTCTTCGGCGAACTGGGTTTCGAGGTGACCGCCATCGACGGATTGCGCTGTCCCACCGCCGCATCCATCGCCCATGTCACCGAGGACGAGTTGCGGGCCGCGCTGCGGCGCGTCGACGGGGACGGGGTGGACGCGCTGGTGCAGTGCGGCACCAACCTGTCGATGGTGCGGCTGGCCGACGAGGCCGAACGCTGGCTGGGCAAACCGGTGCTGGCCATCAATGCCGCCACCTGGTGGATGGCGTTGCGGGACAACGGGATCACCGATCGCATCGAGGGCGCCGGGGCGCTGCTGCGCGACCACTGA
- a CDS encoding SDR family oxidoreductase — MTTARGGSGRAGDGRTVVVTGGTRGIGLGLARALLARGHRVAVCGTDAGRLEATRATLGDAAAVVAADLTDRAAVQALWNAAVERFGGVDIWINNAGVSHDRTPLWQLPEAEVRKVLDTNLLGVVNGCAVAVAGMAAGAGGHVWNMEGLGSDGRTVPGLGVYGASKRAVTYLTKALAAEVPAGVSVGLLSPGMVTTDLLTHGYADPVELAKARKVFNILADRVETVTPWLAERAVTRTRNGAHVSWLTTGKVARRFAAAPFRTRDLFAD; from the coding sequence ATGACCACCGCGCGGGGCGGGAGCGGCCGGGCAGGGGACGGCCGCACCGTCGTCGTCACCGGCGGCACCCGCGGCATCGGGCTGGGCTTGGCGCGGGCACTGCTGGCGCGCGGGCATCGAGTCGCGGTGTGCGGCACCGACGCCGGGCGCCTCGAGGCCACGCGCGCCACCTTGGGTGACGCGGCGGCGGTCGTCGCGGCGGATCTCACCGACCGCGCGGCGGTCCAGGCGCTCTGGAACGCCGCGGTCGAACGGTTCGGCGGCGTGGACATCTGGATCAACAATGCCGGGGTCTCCCACGACCGCACCCCGCTGTGGCAGCTGCCCGAGGCCGAGGTCCGAAAGGTGCTCGACACCAACCTGCTCGGCGTCGTCAACGGGTGCGCGGTGGCCGTCGCCGGCATGGCGGCGGGTGCGGGCGGGCACGTCTGGAACATGGAGGGTCTGGGCAGCGACGGCCGGACCGTGCCGGGGCTCGGGGTGTACGGGGCCAGCAAGCGCGCGGTCACCTACCTCACCAAGGCATTGGCCGCGGAGGTGCCCGCGGGGGTATCGGTCGGCCTGCTGAGCCCGGGCATGGTCACCACCGACCTGCTCACCCACGGCTACGCCGACCCCGTCGAACTGGCCAAGGCGCGCAAGGTGTTCAACATCCTCGCCGACCGGGTCGAGACGGTCACGCCGTGGCTGGCCGAGCGCGCGGTCACCCGCACCCGCAATGGCGCGCACGTCTCGTGGCTGACCACCGGCAAGGTGGCGCGCCGCTTCGCCGCCGCGCCCTTCCGCACCCGCGACCTGTTCGCCGACTGA
- a CDS encoding aromatic ring-hydroxylating oxygenase subunit alpha, protein MLKNFWYALEFADKVGREPRRATCLGQEFVLYRTEAGTPICLSDLCVHRGGSLSMGTLNGDCIACPYHGWQYDSDGACVKIPANASERKIPRKARVDAYPAVERHGMVWAFLGDLPEDERPPIPDIPQWGDPAFRAVQTEMVIDANYERTFENVVDASHTPFVHGTAFGNPAKPEIPDFRIRSDDWSAEADIQLSPPPPKGLWGWLSRNKPRPEYVTVTNGWYLPNVVKLHVRLPIGDLILYDFNIPLSQDRTLVKILGFRNFFTGAWADRDARKRIEKILLQDRPVVEAQRPELLPFDLSDELHVRSDGLQVAYRRRRAQLIKDGWWVGGDDVVTGGAPQRSATIIASPARRDNPELASAWVHKARNPGDPR, encoded by the coding sequence GTGCTCAAAAACTTCTGGTACGCCCTGGAATTCGCCGACAAGGTGGGGCGCGAACCTCGCCGGGCCACCTGTCTCGGCCAGGAATTCGTGCTCTACCGCACCGAGGCGGGCACGCCGATATGCCTGTCGGATCTGTGTGTGCACCGCGGCGGCTCACTGTCGATGGGCACGCTCAACGGTGACTGCATCGCCTGCCCGTATCACGGCTGGCAGTACGACAGTGACGGCGCCTGCGTGAAGATCCCGGCCAATGCGTCCGAACGCAAGATTCCGCGCAAGGCCCGGGTGGACGCCTACCCGGCCGTCGAACGCCACGGCATGGTGTGGGCGTTCCTCGGCGATCTGCCCGAGGACGAGCGGCCGCCCATTCCGGACATTCCGCAGTGGGGCGATCCGGCCTTCCGGGCCGTGCAGACCGAGATGGTGATCGACGCCAACTACGAACGCACCTTCGAGAACGTCGTGGACGCCTCGCATACCCCGTTCGTGCACGGCACCGCGTTCGGCAATCCCGCCAAGCCCGAGATCCCGGATTTCCGTATCCGTTCCGACGACTGGTCGGCCGAGGCCGACATCCAGCTCAGCCCGCCACCGCCGAAGGGCTTGTGGGGCTGGCTGTCTCGCAACAAGCCGCGCCCGGAGTACGTGACCGTCACCAACGGCTGGTATCTGCCCAATGTGGTCAAACTGCATGTGCGGCTGCCGATCGGCGATCTGATCCTCTACGACTTCAATATCCCGCTGTCGCAGGATCGGACGCTGGTCAAGATTCTGGGGTTCCGCAATTTCTTCACCGGCGCGTGGGCCGACCGTGATGCCCGCAAACGCATCGAGAAGATCCTGTTGCAGGACCGCCCGGTGGTGGAAGCCCAACGGCCCGAACTGCTTCCGTTCGATCTGTCCGACGAACTGCATGTCCGCAGCGACGGCTTGCAGGTCGCCTACCGGCGCCGGCGCGCCCAGCTGATCAAGGACGGCTGGTGGGTCGGCGGCGACGACGTGGTCACCGGTGGCGCGCCCCAGCGCAGCGCGACCATCATCGCCTCGCCGGCGCGCCGCGACAATCCCGAACTGGCCAGTGCCTGGGTGCACAAGGCCCGCAATCCAGGAGATCCCCGATGA
- a CDS encoding alpha/beta hydrolase family protein, with amino-acid sequence MSMRLIRSLWWSARTDGDAPFDTAHLKVYYPAIASGDDAERLTGVFAPDPADAPYPVVLLLSGVNVGQDSYRRFATALAESGFAVVTFDRVAELFGGQRGLTPGVDLAAARPDAYGTRPTCPTIPALLDAVAALNETEPLRGALDLDRVALGGHSAGGTVVLQSARFFPSVRAVFAWGAHTMVATMLGWDPGTVLPAQVECPVLLGVGTNDGVIRGSADRYGEGEDRPDPVARTFAEALPDGDHLLAVVPGANHFGIADADPTAARAFLDGPAEADALAPFARLTSLFLRTHLRDSATAREELAGFDDGLLLERR; translated from the coding sequence ATGAGCATGCGACTGATCCGCTCCCTGTGGTGGTCGGCGCGCACCGACGGTGACGCGCCCTTCGACACCGCGCATCTCAAGGTCTACTACCCCGCGATCGCCTCCGGCGACGACGCCGAGCGTCTGACCGGGGTGTTCGCCCCCGATCCCGCCGATGCGCCGTATCCGGTGGTGCTGCTGCTGTCGGGGGTCAATGTCGGCCAGGATTCCTATCGCCGCTTCGCCACCGCCCTGGCCGAATCCGGTTTCGCGGTGGTCACTTTCGACCGGGTCGCCGAGCTCTTCGGCGGTCAGCGCGGCCTCACCCCGGGCGTGGATCTGGCCGCCGCCCGGCCGGACGCGTACGGCACCCGGCCCACCTGCCCCACCATCCCGGCCCTCCTCGATGCCGTGGCCGCACTCAACGAGACCGAACCTTTGCGTGGCGCACTGGATTTGGATCGCGTCGCCCTCGGCGGTCATTCCGCCGGCGGCACCGTGGTGTTGCAGTCGGCCCGTTTCTTCCCGTCGGTGCGCGCGGTGTTCGCGTGGGGCGCGCACACGATGGTCGCCACCATGCTGGGCTGGGATCCAGGCACGGTATTGCCCGCGCAGGTGGAGTGTCCGGTGCTGCTGGGTGTGGGCACCAACGACGGGGTGATTAGGGGCAGCGCCGACCGCTACGGCGAAGGTGAGGATCGCCCGGATCCGGTGGCGCGCACCTTCGCCGAGGCGCTGCCCGACGGCGATCATCTGCTCGCGGTCGTGCCCGGCGCCAACCATTTCGGCATCGCCGACGCCGACCCGACCGCCGCGCGCGCCTTCCTGGACGGGCCCGCCGAGGCGGACGCCCTGGCACCCTTCGCGCGGCTCACCTCCCTGTTCCTGCGCACCCACCTGCGGGACAGCGCGACCGCGCGCGAAGAGCTCGCGGGTTTCGACGACGGACTGCTGCTCGAGCGGCGCTGA
- a CDS encoding oxidoreductase, with protein MSETVQHVEQMVDANPRTDVTETFSEWRDLLTGLRARIADRFELTRDPSTEDLESYGDPATGPSGSLAAYTGPEIDWLVHSWIGDPRTGFVNLHLTAWLGPHVRVPHLGSALLLWPQGWFYVDGVPRGDLVGDGEYYDRYYADADEPWLAFKQDHPDFTWFTSRTGFIRASLSPVAYCYSFPPTRPNLDTVETLLTAKVEQWLGWVDAAEPVPAAEREGLAARDLRIRRNIAERDPANVMGERMFGPELTQRLVRALWGGDRVLPRPVG; from the coding sequence ATGAGCGAAACCGTCCAACACGTCGAGCAGATGGTCGACGCCAACCCCAGAACCGATGTCACCGAGACCTTCTCGGAATGGCGTGACCTGCTGACCGGCCTGCGGGCGCGCATCGCCGACCGCTTCGAACTCACCCGCGACCCCTCGACCGAGGATCTGGAGTCCTACGGCGATCCCGCCACCGGCCCGTCGGGCAGCCTGGCCGCCTACACCGGCCCGGAGATCGATTGGCTGGTGCATTCCTGGATCGGCGATCCCCGAACGGGTTTCGTGAACCTGCATCTCACCGCGTGGCTCGGCCCGCACGTGCGCGTCCCGCATCTGGGTTCGGCGCTGCTGCTGTGGCCGCAGGGCTGGTTCTACGTCGACGGGGTGCCGCGCGGCGATCTGGTCGGCGACGGCGAATACTACGACCGCTATTACGCCGACGCCGACGAGCCGTGGCTGGCGTTCAAACAGGATCATCCCGACTTCACCTGGTTCACCAGCCGCACCGGTTTCATCCGCGCCAGTCTGTCGCCGGTGGCCTACTGCTATTCGTTCCCGCCGACGCGCCCCAATCTCGACACCGTCGAGACCTTGCTGACCGCCAAGGTCGAGCAGTGGCTGGGCTGGGTGGACGCCGCCGAGCCGGTGCCGGCCGCCGAACGCGAGGGGCTGGCCGCCCGCGACCTGCGCATCCGCCGCAATATCGCCGAACGTGACCCGGCGAATGTCATGGGCGAGCGCATGTTCGGGCCCGAGTTGACCCAGCGCCTGGTGCGCGCCCTGTGGGGCGGGGACCGCGTGCTGCCGAGGCCGGTGGGATGA
- a CDS encoding nitrilase-related carbon-nitrogen hydrolase, which produces MTRVAAAQLAAGTDVAVNLETCLRLIDAAADAEAELVVLPEFCNHLSWYTDRSHARRMACRIGDPFLRAIAGRAARHRMHVKIGVTLARDDGRTTGTSLLFGPDGTLLGESDKQILMGAENDHLDCGDTDSEIVETALGRIGMYACMEGVVCEVPRSLAVRGAQLLLNSLNSFATDEASLHIPVRAAENKVWVVAANKVGPLLPEQLLPDIAARLGVPAERLRGAGESQIVAPDGTTVARAPADGEAIVVADIDIDRADDKRRPDGTDLLAARRPRLYSPLAEITPRRSGPGAPTLSVAAVRPDPALIAETAGAGAQLIVLPETTGAATPTIDAVVAALHDTTAHAVLTRREGAALVGVLVNAAGVVGRQPALHPTHRHPWLTEPGTALEIFELPWGRLALVVGDDAVFPETFRLAAIADADVVAVSRTRGEAWETRLGLPERAAENRLNVVAAALDPTGALDAAVYALSPDFTLWTPWQGPFTGVISHPEITTAPAGASHVSALVRPAQAVERAVSRGTDLVAGRPRAATVALIREPAIVTTEPEQP; this is translated from the coding sequence ATGACGCGAGTCGCCGCCGCCCAGCTCGCCGCGGGCACCGATGTCGCGGTCAACCTCGAGACCTGCCTGCGCCTGATCGACGCCGCGGCCGACGCCGAGGCCGAACTGGTGGTGCTGCCCGAATTCTGTAACCACCTATCGTGGTACACCGACCGGTCTCATGCGCGCCGAATGGCGTGCCGGATCGGAGATCCGTTCCTGCGCGCCATCGCCGGCCGCGCGGCCCGCCACCGCATGCACGTCAAGATCGGCGTCACCCTGGCTCGCGACGACGGCCGCACCACCGGCACCAGCCTGCTGTTCGGTCCCGACGGCACCCTGCTGGGCGAGTCCGACAAGCAGATCCTGATGGGCGCGGAGAACGATCATCTCGATTGCGGCGACACCGATTCCGAGATCGTCGAGACCGCGCTGGGCCGGATCGGCATGTACGCCTGCATGGAGGGCGTGGTGTGCGAGGTGCCGCGCTCGCTGGCCGTCCGGGGCGCGCAACTGCTGCTCAACAGCCTCAACTCCTTCGCCACCGACGAAGCGAGCCTGCACATTCCGGTACGCGCGGCCGAGAACAAGGTGTGGGTGGTGGCCGCCAACAAGGTCGGCCCCCTGCTGCCGGAGCAGTTGCTGCCCGATATCGCGGCCCGGCTGGGCGTCCCCGCGGAGCGGCTGCGCGGCGCCGGGGAATCACAGATCGTCGCCCCGGACGGCACCACCGTGGCCCGCGCCCCGGCGGACGGCGAGGCGATCGTGGTGGCGGACATCGACATCGACCGGGCCGACGACAAACGCCGCCCCGACGGCACCGACCTGCTGGCCGCACGCCGCCCCCGCCTGTACTCGCCGCTGGCGGAGATTACGCCCCGCCGCAGCGGTCCGGGCGCGCCGACACTGTCGGTCGCGGCCGTGCGACCCGATCCCGCACTCATCGCCGAAACCGCCGGCGCGGGCGCGCAATTGATCGTCCTGCCCGAAACCACCGGTGCGGCCACCCCGACGATCGACGCGGTGGTCGCGGCGCTGCACGACACGACCGCACACGCGGTTCTGACCCGCCGCGAGGGCGCCGCCCTGGTGGGCGTGCTGGTCAACGCCGCCGGCGTCGTCGGCCGGCAGCCCGCGCTCCACCCCACGCACCGCCACCCCTGGCTGACCGAGCCGGGCACCGCACTCGAGATCTTCGAATTGCCCTGGGGCCGCTTGGCGCTGGTGGTCGGCGACGACGCGGTCTTCCCGGAAACCTTCCGGCTGGCCGCGATCGCGGACGCCGATGTCGTGGCCGTGTCGCGCACCCGGGGCGAGGCGTGGGAGACCCGCCTCGGCCTGCCCGAGCGGGCCGCGGAGAACCGCCTCAATGTGGTGGCGGCAGCGCTGGATCCGACGGGCGCGCTCGACGCCGCCGTCTACGCGCTCAGCCCCGACTTCACCCTGTGGACCCCCTGGCAGGGCCCGTTCACCGGCGTGATCAGCCACCCCGAGATCACCACCGCGCCCGCGGGCGCCTCCCATGTTTCCGCCCTGGTGCGCCCGGCGCAGGCCGTCGAGCGCGCCGTGTCCAGGGGTACCGATCTGGTGGCCGGGCGGCCGCGCGCCGCCACCGTCGCCCTGATCCGCGAACCCGCCATCGTGACAACCGAACCGGAGCAACCATGA